Part of the Triticum urartu cultivar G1812 chromosome 2, Tu2.1, whole genome shotgun sequence genome, CAAAATCTCTGCTCAGCATTTTGCTCGAAAGCCACCTACACACACATACCAATATACCATGGTGCCATCAGTGGCCTGCTCCTTCTTCTTCGACGACGAGCTGCTCGGCGAGCCCGGCATGCCGGCGATGGACGCGTGCGCGCTCTGCGCCAAGCCGCTGTCGCGCGACCACGACGTCTTCATGTACAGAGGGGACACGCCCTACTGCAGCGAGGAGTGCCGCCACGAGCAGATGCACCTCGACGCCGTCTGCGCCAAGCAGGCCGCGCGGAGGCAGCAGCGGTTCTCGGCGGAGACGGAGTCCCACCGTGGGCAGCGGCAGTCCAGGAAGGTGTCGGTCGCAAGCTAACCGGCTGGCCGTTG contains:
- the LOC125534057 gene encoding FCS-Like Zinc finger 2-like; protein product: MVPSVACSFFFDDELLGEPGMPAMDACALCAKPLSRDHDVFMYRGDTPYCSEECRHEQMHLDAVCAKQAARRQQRFSAETESHRGQRQSRKVSVAS